A window of Actinomadura rubteroloni contains these coding sequences:
- a CDS encoding AMP-binding enzyme, producing the protein MAYDDVEAELDRHPDVRECAVTTIRASGGRKVLVAYVVSADPALDAQKVRSFLRGPKVRSARIPRAVILVDELPRRPSGKVAHDDLPLPVLPGEARGGKGAAMGDGERVGVLLGVAAAVALLSLLLTDAIWPGSTDVSAVPGPWSGFFRGLYLAESLAFGLGVAFLMFGYPMLDRFDRPRWLTVLAHLAVGWLLASWWPQDNSYRLTGKTDWGSQAALVYGFNVTLMLAAGVLVAFAFARHRDD; encoded by the coding sequence ATGGCCTACGACGACGTCGAGGCGGAGCTGGACCGGCACCCGGACGTCCGCGAGTGCGCGGTCACGACCATTCGTGCCAGTGGCGGCCGGAAAGTCCTGGTCGCCTACGTCGTCAGCGCGGACCCGGCCCTCGACGCGCAGAAGGTCCGGTCGTTCCTGCGCGGCCCCAAGGTGCGCTCCGCCCGGATCCCGCGCGCGGTGATTCTTGTGGACGAGCTGCCGCGCCGGCCGTCCGGCAAGGTGGCCCACGACGATCTGCCGCTGCCGGTGCTGCCCGGCGAGGCGCGCGGCGGCAAGGGCGCCGCGATGGGCGACGGGGAGCGCGTCGGCGTCCTGCTCGGCGTGGCCGCCGCCGTGGCGCTGTTGTCGCTCCTGCTGACGGACGCGATCTGGCCCGGTTCGACGGACGTGTCGGCCGTGCCCGGCCCGTGGTCCGGGTTCTTCCGGGGACTCTATCTGGCGGAGTCGCTGGCGTTCGGGCTCGGCGTCGCGTTCCTGATGTTCGGGTATCCGATGCTCGACCGGTTCGACCGGCCCCGGTGGCTGACCGTCCTCGCGCACCTGGCGGTCGGGTGGCTGCTCGCGTCGTGGTGGCCGCAGGACAACTCCTACCGGCTCACCGGCAAGACGGACTGGGGGTCGCAGGCCGCGCTGGTCTACGGGTTCAACGTCACGCTCATGCTCGCGGCGGGCGTGCTCGTCGCGTTCGCGTTCGCCCGGCACCGCGACGACTGA
- the nucS gene encoding endonuclease NucS: MRLVIARCSVDYAGKLTAHLPLALRLVLIKADGSVSVHADDRAYKPLNWMNPPCSLKEEPFDEGGATARWTVTHGKSGERLILTIHEVLHDTSHELGLDPGLQKDGVEAHLQELLAEHITTLGAGYSLIRREFPTAIGPVDILCRDAAGRTVAVELKRRGEIDGVEQLTRYLELLNRDPLIAPVRGVFAAQEIKPQARVLAADRGIDCVTLDYDALRGIEHEGTLF, encoded by the coding sequence GTGCGTCTCGTTATCGCCCGGTGCAGCGTCGACTACGCCGGCAAGCTCACGGCCCATCTCCCCCTGGCTCTGCGCCTCGTCCTCATCAAGGCGGACGGCAGCGTGAGCGTCCATGCCGACGACCGCGCCTACAAGCCGCTGAACTGGATGAACCCGCCGTGCTCCCTCAAGGAGGAGCCGTTCGACGAGGGCGGCGCGACCGCCCGCTGGACGGTCACGCACGGCAAGTCCGGCGAACGGCTCATCCTCACGATCCACGAGGTCCTGCACGACACCAGCCACGAGCTGGGCCTGGACCCCGGTCTCCAGAAGGACGGCGTCGAGGCCCACCTCCAGGAACTCCTCGCCGAGCACATCACGACGCTCGGCGCCGGCTACTCGCTCATCCGCCGCGAGTTCCCGACCGCGATCGGGCCGGTCGACATCCTGTGCCGGGACGCGGCGGGCCGCACCGTCGCCGTCGAGTTGAAGCGGCGCGGCGAAATCGACGGCGTTGAGCAGTTGACCCGCTACCTCGAACTGCTGAACCGCGACCCGCTGATCGCGCCCGTGCGCGGGGTGTTCGCCGCGCAGGAGATCAAGCCGCAGGCGCGCGTGCTCGCCGCCGACCGGGGCATCGACTGCGTCACGCTCGACTACGACGCCCTGCGCGGCATCGAGCACGAAGGGACGTTGTTCTAG
- a CDS encoding nucleotidyl cyclase domain-containing protein, giving the protein MNRTIIGTDIVGFGHDRRRDAGTQAYLRDRMYGVLTDAFKITGLPWADCRFEDRGDGVLIITPPDVDPAEAMDPLAHHLAALLRHPNRLANPISRLRLRVAVHSGRVHEDAFGVHGDAVVHLARLLDAAAFKDAIEDAGADLGLLVSAALFREATAASIMVNPAAYREIAVTNKETRTVAHLWLPG; this is encoded by the coding sequence ATGAACCGGACCATCATCGGCACCGACATCGTCGGCTTCGGCCACGACCGGCGGCGCGACGCGGGCACCCAGGCCTACCTGCGCGACCGGATGTACGGCGTCCTCACCGACGCGTTCAAGATCACGGGACTGCCGTGGGCGGACTGCCGCTTCGAGGACCGGGGCGACGGCGTCCTCATCATCACCCCGCCCGACGTGGACCCGGCCGAGGCGATGGACCCGCTCGCCCACCACCTCGCCGCGCTCCTGCGCCACCCGAACCGGCTCGCCAACCCGATCAGCCGCCTCCGGCTACGGGTCGCCGTGCACAGCGGACGGGTCCACGAGGACGCGTTCGGCGTCCACGGCGACGCGGTGGTCCACCTGGCGCGGCTGCTGGACGCCGCCGCGTTCAAGGACGCGATCGAGGACGCGGGCGCCGACCTCGGCCTGCTCGTCTCCGCCGCCCTGTTCCGCGAGGCGACGGCCGCCAGCATCATGGTCAACCCGGCCGCCTACCGGGAGATCGCGGTGACGAACAAGGAGACCCGGACCGTCGCCCACCTCTGGCTGCCCGGCTAG
- a CDS encoding DUF5753 domain-containing protein yields MPNEERQNKIADVISLLQENRHISGTPSFGTIENFAKELAARPQPVLEVEVGELPHSTVYDLLTRNRERRRRMPRQDLVESLWATLAVYGAERGKDVAKMHTLAELRARMAAIDAVPTPSGADLARTHGVAAGTSAEAAAEALANGTHGCCSLVPPRADDPGGGVRTEVGRDRIRAVQRCARLRDTHRRSPRVWWYGFRDVVPPWFEVYLTLEPELASIRTYAPRRVPGLLQTPAYAERAIARDRPGLPAAELARRVEMRLARQHILHRPDPPRLWCVVEEKALPPTDWPDDVRREQIRHLLDVALLPHVCIQLMPSDSDGASDGPLTLLRLPEQGFPDLIFLEQANHGLYPHGPGDERYYAGLFNSLATQASTPDASVRRLHALLGRLQPEDH; encoded by the coding sequence ATGCCCAACGAGGAGCGTCAGAACAAGATCGCTGACGTTATCTCCCTGCTTCAGGAGAATCGTCACATTTCGGGCACGCCTTCCTTCGGGACGATCGAGAACTTCGCCAAGGAACTCGCCGCGCGCCCGCAGCCCGTGCTGGAGGTGGAGGTCGGCGAACTCCCGCACTCGACCGTCTACGACCTGCTCACCCGCAACCGCGAGCGCCGCCGCCGGATGCCGCGCCAGGACCTCGTGGAATCGCTGTGGGCGACGCTGGCCGTCTACGGCGCCGAACGCGGCAAGGACGTGGCGAAGATGCACACGCTCGCGGAACTGCGCGCCCGGATGGCCGCGATCGACGCGGTCCCGACCCCGTCCGGCGCCGACCTCGCGCGGACGCACGGCGTCGCGGCCGGGACGTCGGCCGAGGCGGCGGCGGAGGCGCTGGCGAACGGCACGCACGGCTGCTGCAGCCTGGTCCCGCCGCGCGCGGACGATCCCGGCGGGGGCGTGCGCACCGAGGTCGGCCGGGACCGGATCCGCGCCGTCCAGCGCTGCGCCAGGCTCCGCGACACGCACCGCCGCTCGCCGCGCGTGTGGTGGTACGGCTTCCGGGACGTCGTCCCGCCGTGGTTCGAGGTCTACCTCACGCTGGAGCCCGAGCTGGCGTCGATCCGCACCTACGCGCCGCGCCGCGTCCCCGGCCTGCTCCAGACGCCCGCCTACGCCGAGCGCGCCATCGCCCGCGACCGGCCCGGCCTGCCCGCCGCCGAGCTGGCCCGCCGCGTCGAGATGCGCCTCGCCCGCCAGCACATCCTGCACCGCCCCGATCCGCCCCGGCTGTGGTGCGTGGTCGAGGAGAAGGCGCTGCCGCCCACCGACTGGCCGGACGACGTCCGCCGCGAGCAGATCCGCCACCTTCTCGACGTCGCGCTGCTCCCCCATGTGTGCATTCAGCTCATGCCGTCCGACAGCGACGGCGCGAGCGACGGCCCATTGACGCTCCTGCGCCTTCCCGAACAGGGATTCCCGGATCTGATTTTCCTGGAGCAGGCCAACCACGGGCTTTATCCGCACGGCCCCGGCGACGAGCGCTACTATGCCGGGCTGTTCAACTCCCTCGCGACCCAGGCGTCCACTCCCGACGCGAGCGTGCGCAGGCTCCACGCGCTTCTTGGCCGACTCCAGCCAGAAGATCATTAG
- a CDS encoding SAM-dependent methyltransferase gives MSTDDDFFAAAEQDLLAGIDTSVPHSARIWNYWLGGNDNFPVDRQAGDEYTRVYPGIIDLARASREFLGRAVAHLAGERGVRQFLDVGTGLPTEDSTHQVAQRIAPDARIVYVDNDPMVLAHARALLTGRPGGSTHYIDADVRDPDAIIDRARGHLDFGRPVALLLMGVLGHIGDDAEAAGIVARLLDRLPSGGYLALYDGTATDEAFLAAQQGYDDTGAVPYRLRSPAQVTAFFAGLEPVAPGIVPIARWRPAPGRAAADVDAYGGVGRKP, from the coding sequence TTGAGCACCGACGACGACTTCTTCGCCGCCGCCGAACAGGACCTGCTGGCGGGGATCGACACGAGCGTCCCGCATTCGGCGCGCATCTGGAACTACTGGCTCGGCGGCAACGACAACTTCCCCGTCGACCGGCAGGCGGGCGACGAGTACACGCGCGTCTACCCGGGGATCATCGACCTGGCCCGCGCGTCGCGGGAATTCCTCGGCCGGGCCGTCGCGCACCTGGCGGGCGAGCGGGGCGTCCGGCAGTTCCTCGACGTCGGGACGGGCCTGCCCACCGAGGACAGCACCCACCAGGTCGCGCAGCGGATCGCGCCGGACGCCCGGATCGTCTACGTCGACAACGACCCGATGGTCCTCGCGCACGCCCGCGCGCTGCTCACCGGACGGCCCGGCGGGTCCACGCACTACATCGACGCCGACGTCCGCGACCCCGACGCGATCATCGACCGGGCGCGCGGGCACCTGGACTTCGGCCGTCCGGTCGCGCTGCTGCTGATGGGCGTCCTCGGCCACATCGGCGACGACGCGGAGGCCGCCGGCATCGTCGCGCGGCTCCTCGACCGGCTGCCGTCCGGCGGCTACCTCGCCCTCTACGACGGCACCGCGACCGACGAGGCGTTCCTCGCGGCGCAGCAGGGCTACGACGACACCGGCGCCGTCCCGTACCGGCTGCGCAGCCCCGCGCAGGTCACCGCGTTCTTCGCCGGCCTGGAGCCCGTCGCGCCCGGCATCGTGCCGATCGCCCGCTGGCGGCCCGCGCCCGGCCGGGCGGCCGCCGACGTCGACGCCTACGGCGGAGTGGGCCGCAAGCCCTGA
- a CDS encoding site-2 protease family protein — protein sequence MFAHGRTAGRPEVRPSPLFLAIAAVTVLSGLICWRYELIIERPARIAVFGFVVAGWVLTLCVHEFAHAYFAYRSGDHSVATRGYLTLNPLHYADRVLSFAIPVVFILLGGIGLPGGAVWLDRHAIRGRARQSLVSAAGPLSNALFAIMLSVVFKNFATREHGVFWTAIAFLGFLQVTAALLNLLPIPGLDGFGIAEPYLPPTVKAWADQYGGFVFLGLLAVLWLVPAANEAFFDATYRLCDAIGLNGADIQIGRALFEFWRD from the coding sequence ATGTTCGCGCACGGACGGACGGCCGGACGGCCGGAGGTGCGGCCGAGCCCGCTGTTCCTCGCCATCGCGGCGGTCACCGTCCTGAGCGGGCTGATCTGCTGGCGCTACGAGCTGATCATCGAGCGGCCCGCGCGGATCGCGGTGTTCGGGTTCGTGGTCGCGGGCTGGGTGCTGACGCTGTGCGTCCACGAGTTCGCGCACGCCTACTTCGCCTACCGGTCCGGCGACCACTCGGTCGCGACGCGCGGCTACCTGACGCTGAACCCGCTGCACTACGCCGACCGCGTGCTCAGCTTCGCGATCCCGGTCGTGTTCATCCTGCTCGGCGGGATCGGGCTGCCGGGCGGCGCGGTCTGGCTGGACCGGCACGCGATCCGCGGCCGCGCGCGGCAGAGCCTGGTGTCGGCGGCGGGCCCGTTGTCCAACGCCCTGTTCGCGATCATGCTCTCGGTCGTGTTCAAGAACTTCGCGACGCGCGAGCACGGCGTGTTCTGGACGGCCATCGCGTTCCTCGGGTTCCTCCAGGTGACGGCCGCGCTGCTGAACCTCCTGCCGATCCCCGGCCTGGACGGCTTCGGGATCGCCGAGCCCTACCTGCCCCCGACGGTGAAGGCGTGGGCGGACCAGTACGGCGGGTTCGTCTTCCTCGGGCTGCTCGCGGTGCTGTGGCTCGTCCCGGCCGCGAACGAGGCGTTCTTCGACGCGACCTACCGCCTGTGCGACGCGATCGGCCTGAACGGCGCCGACATCCAGATCGGCCGCGCCCTCTTCGAGTTCTGGCGCGACTGA
- a CDS encoding TetR/AcrR family transcriptional regulator, with protein MTPPTAPRRTPAPEDRRQDPERTRRALLDAAHDVFSEKGYAGARVQDIADRAGVNKQLISYHFGGKEGLYRALRERWLIREAEFADPSLPLDELILRYLDNAMDDPRGVRLSLWRALTERLEEIAPEYDDLAALRRRQDEGDLAPEFDPAYVMVMMHALVSAPVAVGPTIRAVTGLDPASPEFRARYTAQLRALLRRLGR; from the coding sequence GTGACCCCACCGACCGCCCCGCGACGCACTCCCGCGCCGGAAGACCGCAGGCAGGACCCCGAACGGACCCGCCGCGCGCTCCTGGACGCGGCGCACGACGTCTTCTCCGAGAAGGGCTACGCGGGGGCGCGCGTCCAGGACATCGCCGACCGCGCCGGGGTCAACAAGCAGCTCATCAGCTACCACTTCGGCGGCAAGGAGGGCCTGTACCGCGCGCTGCGCGAACGCTGGCTGATCCGCGAGGCGGAGTTCGCGGACCCGTCCCTCCCGCTGGACGAGCTGATCCTGCGCTACCTCGACAACGCCATGGACGACCCGCGCGGCGTCCGGCTCTCCCTCTGGCGCGCGCTCACCGAGCGGCTGGAGGAGATCGCCCCCGAGTACGACGACCTCGCGGCGCTGCGGCGGCGGCAGGACGAGGGCGACCTCGCCCCCGAGTTCGACCCTGCCTACGTGATGGTCATGATGCACGCGCTCGTCAGCGCGCCCGTCGCGGTGGGCCCGACGATCCGCGCCGTCACCGGCCTGGACCCCGCGTCGCCGGAGTTCCGCGCCCGCTACACCGCCCAGCTCCGCGCGCTGCTGCGCCGCCTCGGCCGCTGA
- a CDS encoding SDR family oxidoreductase yields MYLIAGATGNVGRHVVTGLLDAGEPVRALTRDPATADLPAGAAAVATADAATALDGVTAVFVHAVVFHDLPGFLAAAGEHGVRRVVTLSSQASTTPGNPIGDLHLYLEERIEESGLEWVHLRPGAFAVNTLAWAGQIRGDGVVRLPYPDAQISAIHERDIADVAVRAFLTDDLVGTRPVLSGPESLRMADQVRLIGDAIGRDLTTERIDVKVARDAMVGGFVTGEMADWMLSAQARTVAEGAEVSPETERILGRPGRTFADWAVEHAADFA; encoded by the coding sequence ATGTATCTCATCGCCGGTGCGACCGGAAACGTCGGCCGCCATGTGGTGACCGGCCTGCTCGACGCGGGCGAGCCGGTCCGCGCCCTCACCCGCGACCCCGCGACGGCCGACCTCCCGGCGGGCGCGGCGGCCGTCGCGACCGCCGACGCCGCCACCGCCCTGGACGGCGTCACGGCCGTCTTCGTCCACGCGGTCGTCTTCCACGACCTGCCCGGGTTCCTCGCCGCCGCCGGGGAGCACGGCGTGCGGCGCGTCGTCACGCTGTCGTCGCAGGCGTCCACGACGCCCGGCAACCCGATCGGCGACCTGCACCTGTACCTGGAGGAGCGGATCGAGGAGTCCGGGCTGGAGTGGGTCCACCTGCGTCCGGGCGCGTTCGCGGTGAACACGCTCGCGTGGGCCGGGCAGATCCGCGGCGACGGCGTCGTCCGCCTCCCCTACCCCGACGCGCAGATCAGCGCGATCCACGAGCGCGACATCGCCGACGTCGCCGTCCGCGCCTTCCTGACCGACGACCTGGTCGGCACGCGGCCCGTCCTGTCCGGCCCGGAGTCGCTCCGGATGGCCGATCAGGTGCGGCTCATCGGAGACGCGATCGGCCGCGACCTGACGACCGAGCGCATCGACGTGAAGGTCGCCCGCGACGCGATGGTCGGCGGCTTCGTCACCGGGGAGATGGCCGACTGGATGCTGTCCGCCCAGGCGAGGACGGTCGCCGAGGGCGCCGAGGTCTCCCCCGAGACCGAGCGGATCCTCGGGCGTCCGGGCCGGACGTTCGCCGACTGGGCCGTCGAGCACGCCGCCGACTTCGCCTGA
- a CDS encoding PadR family transcriptional regulator, giving the protein MSLRHAVLGLIAELEGASGYDLLKVFDVSLANVWTATQSQIYGELGRLADDGLIRVAAEGPRGRKEYAITDAGRAEMRRWLTETRPRYLRRDEPMLRVFFFGQAGAATAAALLDAESDALAGMLDELVELDERIPWKEDDLSFYGGLAIEYGKRFMEMRRDWARWARDEVAARDAGD; this is encoded by the coding sequence ATGAGCCTTCGCCACGCCGTGCTGGGACTGATCGCCGAACTGGAGGGCGCCAGCGGCTACGACCTGCTGAAGGTGTTCGACGTGTCGCTGGCGAACGTCTGGACGGCCACGCAGAGCCAGATCTACGGCGAGCTGGGCCGGCTCGCGGACGACGGCCTGATCCGCGTCGCCGCCGAGGGGCCGCGCGGGCGCAAGGAGTACGCGATCACCGACGCGGGCCGCGCGGAGATGCGCCGCTGGCTCACCGAGACCCGGCCGCGCTACCTGCGGCGGGACGAGCCGATGCTGCGCGTGTTCTTCTTCGGTCAGGCGGGTGCCGCCACGGCCGCCGCGCTGCTGGACGCCGAGTCCGACGCGCTCGCCGGGATGCTGGACGAACTCGTCGAGCTGGACGAGCGGATCCCGTGGAAAGAGGACGACCTGTCCTTCTACGGCGGGCTCGCCATCGAGTACGGCAAGCGGTTCATGGAGATGCGCCGCGACTGGGCGCGCTGGGCGCGCGACGAGGTCGCGGCGCGCGACGCCGGGGACTGA
- a CDS encoding carotenoid oxygenase family protein, whose protein sequence is MNAQPAWLDGHLAPVPDEIDAVDLAVTGTLPPELTGRFFRNGPNPAPGQNTGHWFTGPGMIHGIRLRDGRAEWYRNRWVKTAALAGAPFVRPDFTFDLTAVPANTHVVPHGDKIYALVEAGLPYEVTPELDTVGPCDFGGRLTTAMTAHPKQDPVTGELLFFGYGFLPPYLTYHRLSADGELVESREIAVPGPTMMHDFAITEHHVVWLDLPVVFDLDLALNGAAMPFRWDDGYGARIGVMPRAGGDVQWFDVDPCYVFHVGNAHERDGRIVLDGARYLPGAFADVWATIGGTADPARHIGGAGGATLHRWTFDPATGKTTEESLDDRTIEFPTHDDARTGREHRYLYTVGGAVDRNGTPGSIVKYDLATGGAIAVAAQTPGEAVFVPAPGARAEDEGWLLALVGGTELAVLDATDLRRVASVALPRRVPAGFHGNWIPDA, encoded by the coding sequence GTGAACGCACAGCCCGCCTGGCTCGACGGCCATCTGGCGCCCGTCCCCGACGAGATCGACGCCGTGGACCTCGCCGTCACCGGCACGCTGCCGCCCGAGCTGACCGGGCGTTTCTTCCGCAACGGCCCGAACCCCGCGCCCGGCCAGAACACCGGCCACTGGTTCACCGGCCCCGGGATGATCCACGGGATCCGGCTGCGGGACGGACGCGCCGAGTGGTACCGCAACCGCTGGGTGAAGACGGCCGCGCTCGCCGGCGCGCCGTTCGTCCGCCCGGACTTCACGTTCGACCTGACGGCCGTCCCGGCGAACACCCACGTCGTCCCGCACGGCGACAAGATCTACGCGCTGGTCGAGGCCGGGCTCCCCTACGAGGTCACGCCCGAGCTGGACACCGTCGGGCCGTGCGACTTCGGCGGACGGCTCACCACCGCCATGACCGCGCACCCCAAGCAGGACCCGGTCACCGGCGAGCTGCTGTTCTTCGGGTACGGGTTCCTCCCGCCGTACCTCACCTACCACCGGCTGTCGGCGGACGGCGAGCTGGTCGAGAGCCGCGAGATCGCCGTCCCCGGCCCGACGATGATGCACGACTTCGCGATCACCGAGCACCACGTCGTCTGGCTGGACCTGCCGGTCGTGTTCGACCTGGACCTCGCGCTGAACGGGGCCGCGATGCCGTTCCGCTGGGACGACGGGTACGGCGCGCGGATCGGCGTCATGCCGCGCGCGGGCGGCGACGTCCAGTGGTTCGACGTCGACCCTTGCTACGTCTTCCACGTCGGCAACGCGCACGAGCGCGACGGGCGGATCGTCCTGGACGGCGCCCGCTACCTCCCCGGCGCGTTCGCCGACGTCTGGGCGACCATCGGCGGTACGGCGGACCCCGCCCGGCACATCGGGGGCGCGGGCGGGGCCACGCTGCACCGCTGGACGTTCGACCCGGCCACCGGCAAGACGACCGAGGAGTCCCTGGACGACCGCACGATCGAGTTCCCCACCCACGACGACGCCCGCACCGGCCGCGAGCACCGCTACCTCTACACGGTCGGCGGCGCGGTCGACCGGAACGGGACGCCCGGTTCGATCGTGAAGTACGACCTGGCCACGGGCGGGGCGATCGCGGTCGCGGCGCAGACGCCGGGCGAGGCGGTGTTCGTCCCGGCGCCGGGCGCCCGCGCCGAGGACGAGGGCTGGCTGCTCGCGCTCGTCGGCGGGACGGAACTGGCCGTGCTCGACGCCACCGACCTCCGGCGGGTCGCGTCGGTCGCGCTGCCGCGCCGTGTCCCCGCCGGTTTTCATGGGAATTGGATCCCTGACGCTTGA
- a CDS encoding aldehyde dehydrogenase family protein has product MTVATERPTRFASLNPATGEVVAEHPVHDAEAVAAAVARAREAGRWWRGLGAKERRLRLLNVKGSLTRNLNRMAETIHQETGKPLADAQLETILAITHLDWAARNAAKVLGRRTVFPGLMALNQKCELEYQPLGVVGVIGPWNYPIFTPMGSIAYALAAGNAVVFKPSEFTPGVGVLLAEIIDAVVPEHPVFQVVTGLGETGAALASSPDIDKIAFTGSGPTAKRVMAACAQNLTPLVAECGGKDVAIIDSDADLEAAADAALWGAMANAGQTCIGVERIYVVEDVYDAFLATLTARAEKLRPGFDREAAYGPITMPKQLDIIERHIADALEHGGRAVVGGPESVRKPYVEPVVLVDVPETSAAVCEETFGPTITVHRVRDMDEAVEKTNATTYGLAGAVFSGNKARALDAARRIRSGMTSINAFGTFASVAALPFGGVGESGFGRIHGADGLREFARAKAVTRQRFALPLNPSSFGRTEKEMARLVQLVNMMHGRRYK; this is encoded by the coding sequence ATGACCGTCGCCACCGAACGCCCCACGCGTTTCGCGTCGCTGAACCCCGCCACCGGCGAGGTCGTCGCCGAGCACCCCGTCCACGACGCGGAGGCGGTGGCCGCGGCCGTCGCCCGGGCGCGCGAGGCGGGCCGCTGGTGGCGGGGGCTCGGCGCGAAGGAACGGCGCCTGCGGCTGCTCAACGTCAAGGGCTCGCTCACCCGCAACCTGAACCGGATGGCCGAGACCATCCACCAGGAGACGGGCAAGCCGCTCGCCGACGCCCAGCTCGAAACGATCCTCGCGATCACGCACCTCGACTGGGCGGCGCGCAACGCCGCCAAGGTCCTCGGCCGCCGGACGGTCTTCCCGGGCCTCATGGCGCTCAACCAGAAGTGCGAACTGGAGTACCAGCCGCTCGGCGTCGTCGGCGTCATCGGCCCGTGGAACTACCCGATCTTCACGCCGATGGGCTCGATCGCCTACGCGCTCGCCGCCGGGAACGCGGTCGTGTTCAAGCCGTCGGAGTTCACCCCGGGCGTCGGCGTGCTGCTCGCCGAGATCATCGACGCGGTCGTCCCCGAGCACCCGGTGTTCCAGGTCGTCACCGGGCTCGGCGAGACGGGCGCGGCGCTGGCGTCCTCGCCCGACATCGACAAGATCGCCTTCACCGGCTCGGGCCCGACGGCCAAGCGCGTCATGGCCGCCTGCGCGCAGAACCTCACGCCGCTCGTCGCCGAGTGCGGCGGCAAGGACGTCGCGATCATCGACTCCGACGCCGACCTGGAGGCCGCCGCCGACGCCGCGCTGTGGGGCGCGATGGCCAACGCCGGGCAGACCTGCATCGGCGTGGAGCGCATCTACGTCGTGGAGGACGTCTACGACGCGTTCCTCGCCACGCTCACCGCCCGCGCCGAGAAGCTGCGCCCCGGTTTCGACCGCGAGGCCGCCTACGGCCCGATCACGATGCCGAAGCAGCTCGACATCATCGAGCGGCACATCGCCGACGCGCTGGAGCACGGCGGACGGGCCGTCGTCGGCGGCCCCGAGTCGGTGCGCAAGCCCTACGTCGAGCCGGTCGTGCTGGTGGACGTCCCGGAGACGTCGGCGGCCGTCTGCGAGGAGACGTTCGGGCCGACGATCACCGTCCACCGCGTCCGCGACATGGACGAGGCCGTCGAGAAGACCAACGCGACCACCTACGGCCTCGCCGGCGCGGTGTTCTCCGGCAACAAGGCCCGCGCGCTGGACGCGGCCCGCCGGATCCGGTCGGGCATGACGTCGATCAACGCGTTCGGCACGTTCGCGTCGGTGGCGGCGCTGCCGTTCGGCGGCGTCGGCGAGTCCGGGTTCGGGCGCATCCACGGCGCGGACGGGCTGCGCGAGTTCGCCCGCGCCAAGGCCGTCACGCGGCAGCGGTTCGCGCTCCCGCTGAACCCCAGCTCGTTCGGCCGGACTGAGAAGGAGATGGCCCGGCTCGTCCAGCTCGTCAACATGATGCACGGCAGGCGCTACAAGTAG
- a CDS encoding helix-turn-helix domain-containing protein: MSDNELGDFLRARREAVRPADVGLPEGSRRRTPGLRRAELATVAGISVEYLTRLEQGRDRNPSAQVMAALADALRMTPDQRVQFRYVAKASAGGFGMLCPNAGSPPGRTVRAGVRAVLDRLEPAPAVVLNALDDVLAWTDGFAALAGPLGVLDGDEPNLHRYLFTDPRARTAFPDWDEAADTAVAHLRMVAVHGDPHVDRFLDDLTVLAGAPFTARMAALPGPPRPAAERRVAHPEAGVLRLAYETLDVPAGDTQRIVLYLPGDEHAARALDRLAGRRPGVLRAVGD, from the coding sequence GTGAGCGACAACGAGCTGGGCGACTTCCTGCGGGCGCGGCGCGAGGCCGTCCGGCCCGCCGACGTGGGGCTGCCCGAGGGCTCGCGCCGCCGGACGCCGGGCCTGCGCCGCGCCGAGCTGGCCACCGTCGCCGGGATCAGCGTCGAGTACCTGACCCGGCTGGAGCAGGGCCGCGACCGCAACCCGTCCGCGCAGGTCATGGCCGCGCTCGCGGACGCGCTGCGGATGACGCCCGACCAGCGGGTCCAGTTCCGCTACGTCGCCAAGGCGTCCGCGGGCGGGTTCGGGATGCTCTGCCCGAACGCCGGGAGCCCGCCGGGGCGCACGGTCCGGGCGGGGGTGCGCGCGGTGCTCGACCGGCTGGAGCCCGCGCCGGCGGTCGTCCTCAACGCGCTCGACGACGTCCTCGCCTGGACGGACGGGTTCGCGGCGCTCGCCGGCCCGCTCGGCGTCCTGGACGGCGACGAGCCCAACCTGCACCGCTACCTCTTCACCGACCCGCGCGCCCGGACGGCCTTCCCCGACTGGGACGAGGCCGCCGACACGGCCGTCGCGCACCTGCGGATGGTCGCCGTCCACGGGGACCCGCACGTCGACCGGTTCCTGGACGACCTGACCGTCCTCGCCGGAGCGCCGTTCACCGCCCGCATGGCGGCGCTGCCGGGCCCGCCGCGCCCGGCCGCGGAGCGGCGCGTCGCGCATCCCGAGGCAGGGGTGCTGCGCCTGGCCTACGAGACGCTGGACGTCCCGGCCGGCGACACGCAGCGGATCGTCCTCTACCTGCCCGGCGACGAGCACGCCGCCCGCGCGCTGGACCGGCTGGCGGGCCGCCGCCCCGGCGTGCTGCGCGCCGTCGGCGACTGA